Proteins from one Mycobacterium adipatum genomic window:
- a CDS encoding hemerythrin domain-containing protein, translating to MNSSEREHQLLTLEPDLSGIMLAHRAMVADIGRLADLTTAIAQRRMPCTPKRARAFTRYLELMCESIHHHHTMEDDVLWPVIEAAAGDFVDLTELTADHAALDPRLDRLREHAAAFGRSGDPELARPLAAGLADLHRLLAAHIADEERDLFPVIRRHVTVAAWEAVETAARKTGRLSFDGPRVLAVATDAERAKIAAAVPGPLMLLLGYLARRHRRLERAVFG from the coding sequence ATGAACAGCTCCGAACGAGAACACCAACTCCTCACCCTGGAACCCGACCTCAGCGGCATCATGCTGGCCCACCGCGCCATGGTGGCCGATATCGGCAGGCTCGCCGACCTGACCACCGCCATCGCCCAGCGCCGCATGCCGTGCACCCCCAAACGCGCCCGGGCATTCACCCGCTACCTGGAGCTGATGTGCGAGTCGATCCACCATCACCACACCATGGAAGACGATGTGCTGTGGCCGGTCATCGAGGCCGCGGCAGGCGACTTCGTCGACCTGACGGAGTTGACCGCGGATCACGCCGCACTCGATCCGCGGTTGGACCGGTTGCGCGAGCACGCGGCGGCCTTCGGGCGTTCGGGCGATCCTGAGCTGGCCCGGCCGTTGGCCGCCGGCCTGGCCGATCTGCACCGGCTGTTGGCAGCCCACATCGCCGATGAGGAACGCGACCTGTTCCCGGTGATTCGGCGTCACGTCACGGTGGCGGCCTGGGAGGCCGTCGAGACCGCCGCACGCAAGACCGGGCGGTTGTCCTTCGACGGGCCGCGGGTCCTGGCGGTGGCCACCGATGCCGAACGCGCGAAGATCGCCGCCGCGGTACCGGGTCCGCTGATGCTGCTGCTGGGCTACCTGGCCCGACGGCACCGCCGGTTGGAGCGCGCCGTTTTCGGCTGA
- a CDS encoding BTAD domain-containing putative transcriptional regulator: MTAQDLIPVRISVLGPVRAWVAGRPVDLAGPKQRAVLIRLVLAHGEVVSVDRLIEDLWAGEPPPKALAALQAYISHLRRVLEPGRERRAAARVIVSAAPGYCLRLPDDAVDVWSLEAAIAAAEQCGDPQERARMLDDVVAAWSGEPYAEVRDALWAAPEVARLAELRLSVTEAHAAAQSALGQHAVVARVLESHVRDHPDREAAACLLAVARYRCGQQAAALDVLRRSTAYLIEELGLEPGRAIRELERDILRHAEHLDPIALVPVPVPAPHETPVVNPARGRNSELAAIDAAAGAAARGGLRVVWVGGEAGAGKTTVVEAAAARLLAAGWTVVAGRSPEVDGAPPGWAWTEVLESFTSTLQPRESAALAPLLHDERMTPGQAAEGTVFWIAHALAEVLGQAAERAPLLIILEDLHRTDGLTLELLRLIADRLGAAPLLVIGTYRPSESGAELGQARAALANHTAAHLILSGLDDAALTALATDCGLPAVTRETLRLLRERTGGNPLFVRELARLMVAEGVDAAHAGIPAGVGDVVRRRLARLPPQTATALRQAAVLGREVDVTLLAELARSDDDELLDALEPAVLAGLLDEPSPGRIRFAHNLIRDTLYGDTSVLRRSRLHAAALELLRSPGHGADPASLAYHAVAAATSETAHEAAAFAMTAASEADSVGAPVEAARQWRAAVRMFELGGADHAVTVPARCGLIASLARAGDALGSREELHHTMIAVGDHDEPAVRALTSADAPLVWRVRAGDAIDDAIVGPLRRVLGRDQPPQIRARLLLTLFTELEGVEHDSALAAADEALQLARCLYAEDPAGHQRLLLSALNVRAFACLGPDLAHEREAIVAELLAVAEAYDATDYQAVAHWFAFLDASGRSDLAGAAAHVDQAVARAGTGQLGFLLGVLDAFGAQLAVLAGRTDAGEQAYVAVSAKLAEYGVANGAHIGIVGRVSANMVRGSLAPMADELVAVHRHVSRMIADGAVIALHQAGRTEEAQQIWAQRIPIERSFFFVAMATLRAHAAVAMGDLDTATATAAELLPYSGRFAGLDNGTLLTGPVDAALAAVAEATGDRVGAARYRRAAGELTRRLSAQARALIG; this comes from the coding sequence ATGACGGCGCAGGATCTCATCCCGGTGCGGATCTCCGTACTCGGGCCGGTCCGGGCGTGGGTGGCCGGCCGGCCGGTGGATCTGGCCGGACCCAAGCAGCGTGCGGTGCTGATCCGGCTGGTCCTCGCGCACGGCGAGGTGGTGTCCGTGGACCGGTTGATCGAGGATCTGTGGGCCGGTGAGCCGCCGCCGAAGGCGCTGGCGGCGCTGCAGGCCTACATTTCTCATCTGCGCCGGGTGCTGGAACCGGGGCGGGAGCGCCGGGCCGCGGCCCGGGTGATCGTCAGCGCCGCGCCCGGATACTGCCTGCGCCTGCCCGATGACGCCGTCGACGTGTGGTCGCTGGAGGCGGCGATCGCCGCCGCCGAACAGTGCGGCGATCCGCAGGAGCGCGCCCGAATGCTCGACGATGTGGTGGCTGCGTGGTCCGGCGAGCCCTACGCCGAAGTGCGCGACGCCCTGTGGGCGGCGCCGGAGGTGGCTCGGCTGGCCGAGCTGCGGCTGTCGGTCACCGAGGCGCACGCCGCGGCGCAGTCCGCGCTGGGGCAACATGCGGTGGTGGCCCGGGTGCTGGAGTCGCATGTGCGGGATCACCCCGACCGGGAGGCGGCGGCCTGCCTGCTGGCGGTCGCTCGGTATCGCTGTGGTCAACAGGCGGCGGCCCTGGATGTGTTGCGCCGCAGCACCGCCTACCTCATCGAGGAGCTGGGGCTCGAACCCGGCCGGGCGATTCGCGAACTGGAACGCGACATCCTGCGCCACGCCGAGCACCTCGATCCCATCGCACTGGTGCCGGTGCCGGTGCCTGCGCCGCACGAGACTCCCGTTGTCAACCCCGCCCGCGGCCGCAACAGCGAACTCGCCGCCATCGACGCGGCGGCGGGTGCCGCCGCGCGCGGCGGGCTGCGGGTGGTGTGGGTCGGCGGTGAAGCCGGCGCCGGAAAGACCACCGTGGTCGAGGCCGCCGCGGCCCGGTTGCTCGCCGCCGGCTGGACGGTGGTGGCCGGGCGCAGCCCCGAGGTCGACGGCGCGCCACCCGGCTGGGCGTGGACGGAGGTCCTCGAAAGTTTCACCAGCACACTGCAACCCCGTGAGTCTGCGGCGCTGGCCCCGCTGTTGCACGACGAACGGATGACCCCCGGGCAGGCCGCTGAGGGCACGGTGTTCTGGATCGCGCACGCCTTGGCCGAGGTGCTGGGGCAGGCCGCCGAGCGCGCACCGCTGCTCATAATCCTCGAAGATCTGCACCGCACCGACGGCCTGACCTTGGAGCTGCTGCGCCTGATCGCCGACCGGCTCGGCGCCGCGCCACTGCTGGTCATCGGCACCTACCGACCCTCGGAATCGGGTGCCGAGTTGGGCCAGGCCCGCGCCGCGCTGGCCAATCACACCGCGGCGCACCTGATCCTGTCGGGCCTCGACGATGCCGCGCTCACCGCGCTGGCCACCGATTGCGGGCTGCCCGCGGTGACCCGGGAAACGTTGCGGCTGTTGCGGGAACGCACCGGAGGCAACCCGCTGTTCGTCCGGGAGCTCGCCCGGCTGATGGTCGCCGAAGGTGTCGATGCCGCGCACGCCGGGATCCCGGCGGGGGTCGGAGATGTGGTCCGTCGCCGGCTGGCCCGGCTGCCGCCGCAGACCGCGACCGCGTTGCGCCAGGCGGCGGTGCTGGGTCGCGAGGTCGATGTCACCCTGTTGGCGGAGTTGGCCCGCAGCGATGACGACGAACTCCTGGACGCGCTGGAGCCCGCGGTGCTGGCCGGCCTGCTCGACGAACCGTCCCCTGGGCGGATCCGGTTCGCCCACAACCTGATCCGGGACACGCTGTACGGTGATACCTCGGTGCTGCGGCGCTCCCGGCTGCACGCGGCCGCCTTGGAGTTGCTTCGGTCTCCGGGGCACGGCGCCGACCCGGCATCGCTGGCCTACCACGCCGTCGCCGCCGCAACGTCTGAAACTGCACACGAGGCAGCGGCTTTCGCGATGACTGCGGCCTCGGAGGCCGACAGCGTCGGAGCGCCGGTGGAAGCCGCCCGGCAATGGCGAGCCGCGGTGCGCATGTTCGAGCTGGGCGGTGCTGATCACGCGGTGACGGTGCCCGCCCGGTGCGGTCTCATCGCGTCCCTCGCCCGGGCCGGGGACGCGCTCGGGTCCCGCGAAGAGTTACACCACACCATGATCGCCGTCGGCGACCATGACGAGCCCGCGGTGCGGGCGCTGACCTCCGCCGATGCCCCGCTGGTATGGCGGGTGCGGGCCGGTGACGCCATCGACGACGCCATCGTCGGCCCGTTGCGCCGGGTGCTGGGCCGCGACCAGCCCCCGCAGATCCGCGCCCGGCTGCTTCTCACGTTGTTCACCGAACTCGAAGGTGTGGAACATGATTCGGCGCTGGCGGCCGCTGACGAAGCGCTGCAGCTGGCCCGGTGCCTGTATGCCGAGGACCCGGCCGGCCACCAGCGGCTGCTGCTGTCCGCGCTGAACGTGCGGGCCTTCGCATGCCTGGGCCCGGACCTGGCGCATGAGCGCGAAGCCATCGTGGCCGAGTTGCTCGCGGTCGCCGAAGCCTATGACGCCACCGACTACCAGGCGGTGGCGCACTGGTTCGCGTTCCTGGATGCCTCCGGACGGTCCGACCTGGCGGGTGCGGCCGCGCACGTCGACCAGGCGGTGGCGCGGGCCGGGACCGGTCAGCTGGGCTTCCTGCTCGGCGTTCTCGACGCGTTCGGTGCGCAGTTGGCCGTGCTGGCCGGCCGGACCGATGCGGGCGAGCAGGCCTATGTCGCGGTGTCGGCGAAGCTCGCCGAATACGGGGTGGCCAACGGGGCGCATATCGGGATCGTGGGCCGGGTGAGCGCGAACATGGTCCGCGGCAGCCTCGCCCCGATGGCCGACGAGCTGGTCGCCGTGCATCGCCACGTGTCCCGGATGATCGCCGACGGCGCCGTGATCGCGCTGCACCAGGCCGGCAGAACCGAAGAGGCTCAGCAGATCTGGGCCCAGCGGATACCGATCGAACGGTCCTTCTTCTTCGTGGCCATGGCGACCCTGCGGGCACACGCCGCCGTCGCCATGGGCGACCTGGACACCGCCACCGCCACCGCCGCGGAGTTGTTGCCGTATTCGGGGCGCTTCGCCGGACTGGACAACGGGACCCTGCTCACCGGTCCGGTGGATGCCGCCCTGGCGGCCGTGGCCGAGGCCACCGGTGACCGGGTGGGCGCGGCGCGCTACCGACGGGCCGCCGGCGAGCTGACCCGTCGACTGTCGGCGCAGGCCCGGGCCCTGATCGGCTGA
- the crcB gene encoding fluoride efflux transporter CrcB — translation MAITDRRELAAVFIGGALGTLARAALSHVLAVPPGHWPWATFVVNIVGAALLGYFTTRLLERLPASGYRRPLLGTGLCGGLTTFSTMQVEVLVMLEHGFVLLAAAYTSVSIALGLLAAQGATALVRRVRVR, via the coding sequence GTGGCAATCACCGACCGGCGCGAACTCGCCGCCGTCTTCATCGGCGGCGCGCTGGGAACTCTGGCGCGCGCCGCGCTCAGCCATGTTCTTGCGGTCCCGCCGGGACACTGGCCGTGGGCGACGTTCGTGGTCAACATCGTCGGGGCCGCCCTGCTGGGGTATTTCACGACGCGGCTGCTGGAGCGACTGCCCGCCTCGGGGTACCGCCGACCGTTGCTGGGCACCGGTCTGTGCGGTGGCCTGACCACCTTTTCGACGATGCAGGTGGAGGTGTTGGTGATGCTGGAGCACGGTTTTGTGCTGTTGGCGGCGGCCTATACCTCGGTGAGTATCGCGCTGGGGCTGCTGGCGGCGCAGGGCGCCACCGCACTGGTCAGACGGGTCCGGGTCCGGTGA
- the crcB gene encoding fluoride efflux transporter CrcB — MVLGGLGAVCRLLVDRTVSGRVKLANGLPVGTLAVNVSGAWLLGLLGALALTPQIALLAGTAFVGAYTTFSTWMLETQRLAEERQGAAAAANIVVSMVAGVAAAWLGQLTGRAL, encoded by the coding sequence ATGGTGCTCGGCGGACTCGGAGCGGTGTGCCGGCTGTTGGTCGACCGCACGGTATCGGGCCGGGTCAAGCTCGCCAACGGCCTCCCGGTGGGCACCCTGGCGGTGAACGTCAGCGGCGCCTGGCTGCTCGGCCTGCTCGGCGCGCTGGCGTTGACGCCGCAGATCGCGCTGCTGGCCGGAACGGCGTTCGTCGGCGCCTACACGACGTTCTCCACCTGGATGCTGGAAACCCAGCGGCTGGCCGAGGAACGACAGGGCGCCGCGGCGGCGGCCAACATCGTCGTCAGCATGGTGGCGGGGGTGGCGGCAGCCTGGCTGGGCCAGCTGACGGGACGGGCACTGTGA
- a CDS encoding DUF190 domain-containing protein — protein MSDELLKLTAYFGERLRGEHGFVADELLDLFGRAAVSNSVVLRGIGGFGPSHQLRTDRSLSTSEDLPVAVLAVDTAERIASLAPRVVAGIARGIVTLERAGTAVPGSDSAKLTVYVGRQTRVAGRPAYREVCAQLHRIGFAGAAAFLGVDGTDHGTRRRARFFSTNTAVPMLITASGTADQVATALPWLRQLLPEATITVERVQLCKRDGRLLARPAALPPADPDGVPLWQKLTIHTSEDTLHDGVPIHRAIVAALRGRHVVGGATALRGIWGFHGDHEPHGDRLFQLGREVPVTTVVVDTPARIAASFDLIDALTGAHGLVTSEVVPAQVSIDGGMKKGDLTVGHPPR, from the coding sequence GTGAGCGACGAACTGCTGAAACTGACCGCCTACTTCGGCGAGCGGCTGCGCGGGGAGCACGGCTTCGTCGCCGACGAACTGCTGGACCTCTTCGGCCGCGCCGCGGTGTCCAACAGTGTGGTGCTGCGCGGTATCGGCGGATTCGGACCCAGCCATCAACTGCGCACCGACCGGTCGCTGTCCACCTCCGAGGACCTGCCCGTCGCGGTGCTCGCGGTGGACACCGCGGAGCGCATCGCGAGCTTGGCGCCGCGGGTGGTCGCCGGCATCGCGCGGGGCATCGTGACCCTGGAGCGCGCCGGCACCGCCGTGCCGGGTTCGGACTCGGCAAAGCTCACGGTGTATGTCGGCCGGCAGACCCGGGTCGCCGGGCGGCCCGCCTACCGGGAGGTGTGCGCGCAGTTGCACCGGATCGGATTCGCCGGTGCGGCAGCATTTCTCGGGGTGGACGGTACCGACCACGGGACGCGCCGGCGGGCCCGGTTCTTCAGCACCAACACCGCGGTGCCGATGCTGATCACGGCCTCCGGCACCGCCGATCAGGTGGCGACGGCGCTGCCATGGCTTCGTCAGCTGCTGCCCGAGGCGACGATCACGGTGGAACGCGTGCAGCTCTGCAAGCGGGACGGCAGGCTGCTGGCCCGTCCGGCCGCGTTGCCCCCGGCCGATCCCGACGGGGTGCCGTTATGGCAGAAGCTGACCATCCACACCTCGGAGGACACCCTGCACGACGGCGTCCCGATCCACCGGGCGATCGTGGCGGCGCTGCGCGGCCGGCACGTCGTCGGCGGCGCGACTGCGCTGCGCGGGATCTGGGGTTTCCACGGCGATCACGAACCGCACGGCGACCGGTTGTTTCAGCTCGGACGTGAGGTCCCCGTCACAACCGTGGTGGTGGACACCCCCGCGCGGATCGCCGCGAGTTTCGATCTGATCGATGCGTTGACCGGGGCGCATGGCCTGGTCACGAGCGAAGTTGTGCCCGCACAGGTGTCGATTGACGGAGGCATGAAAAAGGGCGATCTGACCGTCGGACACCCGCCACGGTGA
- a CDS encoding acyl carrier protein, with protein MEMSHPEAVKPELLAILRDDLNIDISRVSRDSRLVDDVGMDSVAFAVGMVAIEDRLGAALSEEDLLSCETLGDLETAVLAKLPVDQANS; from the coding sequence ATGGAAATGTCACATCCCGAAGCGGTCAAACCGGAGCTTCTGGCCATCCTGCGCGACGATCTCAACATCGACATCTCCCGGGTCTCCCGCGACTCCCGGCTCGTCGACGACGTCGGCATGGACTCGGTGGCTTTCGCGGTCGGCATGGTGGCCATCGAGGACCGTTTGGGCGCGGCGCTTTCCGAGGAAGATCTGCTCAGCTGCGAGACCCTCGGCGATCTGGAGACCGCGGTGCTGGCCAAACTGCCAGTGGATCAGGCGAACTCGTGA
- the mbtM gene encoding long-chain-fatty acid--ACP ligase MbtM — protein sequence MAQALTDAMTSSDRALAVLDTDTGTWNRHPWGEIHARAENVAARICADGTPAVGLVGEPTAEFIAAIPGAFLAGAAVSILPGPVRGADPKRWARATMERFAGVGVRTVFSHGSHLRELSGVESALAVHDIGAVAHPRRSSTHTGMVTGTGAAVLQGTAGSTGTPRTAQLSHEAVLANIGALVERVGVTDADCGHSWLPLYHDMGLSFLLTHALAGADLWQAPTSAFSSSPFGWITWLTESRASITAAPNMAYNIIGKYAGLVSEADLSNLRFALNGGEPVDCDGSRTFATEMARFGLSPAALAPSYGLAESNCAVAVPRPGGGLLVDEIQIVTDDGGHRRKHAVLGEAIPGMQIRIAPNEQFNADVADREVGEVQIRGTSMMSGYLGEQSIEPQNWFPTGDIGYFLDGRLVICGRAKEIITVAGRNIFPTEIENVAARVDGVRAGAVVAVGTDGPAARPGLVIAAEFKGADEPAARTALVELIASECGVVPADVVFMRPGSLPRTSSGKLRRLEVKRNLEGAGQ from the coding sequence CTGGCGCAGGCGCTGACCGATGCGATGACCTCCAGCGACCGGGCGCTGGCGGTGCTCGACACCGACACCGGCACCTGGAACCGTCACCCGTGGGGCGAGATCCACGCGCGCGCCGAGAACGTGGCGGCCCGCATCTGCGCTGACGGCACACCCGCAGTCGGTCTCGTCGGTGAACCCACCGCAGAGTTCATCGCGGCCATCCCCGGCGCGTTTCTGGCCGGTGCGGCCGTCTCGATCCTGCCGGGGCCGGTGCGCGGTGCAGACCCGAAGCGCTGGGCGCGCGCCACCATGGAGCGATTCGCGGGCGTCGGGGTGCGCACGGTGTTCAGCCACGGCTCACATCTTCGTGAGCTGTCCGGCGTGGAAAGCGCTCTGGCGGTGCACGATATCGGTGCCGTCGCGCACCCGCGGCGGTCGAGCACGCACACCGGGATGGTGACCGGGACCGGCGCGGCAGTCCTGCAGGGCACCGCGGGTTCCACCGGCACGCCGCGCACGGCTCAGCTGTCGCACGAGGCGGTGCTGGCCAATATCGGCGCGCTGGTCGAGCGCGTCGGGGTCACCGATGCCGACTGCGGCCACTCCTGGCTGCCGCTGTACCACGACATGGGCTTGTCGTTCCTGCTGACCCACGCGCTGGCGGGCGCGGATCTCTGGCAGGCACCGACGTCGGCCTTCTCGTCGTCTCCGTTCGGGTGGATCACCTGGCTCACCGAGAGCCGTGCGTCGATCACGGCGGCACCGAACATGGCCTACAACATCATCGGCAAGTACGCGGGACTGGTCAGCGAGGCCGACCTGTCGAACCTGCGCTTCGCGCTCAACGGTGGAGAACCCGTGGACTGCGACGGCAGCCGGACCTTCGCCACCGAGATGGCCAGGTTCGGGCTGTCCCCCGCCGCGCTGGCCCCGTCCTACGGTCTGGCCGAATCGAACTGTGCGGTGGCGGTGCCGCGGCCCGGCGGTGGACTGCTGGTCGACGAGATCCAGATCGTCACCGATGACGGCGGTCACCGACGCAAGCACGCCGTGCTGGGCGAGGCCATCCCCGGGATGCAGATCCGTATCGCACCCAACGAGCAGTTCAACGCCGACGTCGCCGACCGCGAGGTCGGCGAGGTGCAGATCCGCGGCACCTCGATGATGAGCGGCTATCTGGGCGAACAGTCCATCGAGCCCCAAAATTGGTTCCCCACCGGTGATATCGGCTACTTCCTGGACGGACGCCTGGTCATCTGCGGTCGCGCCAAGGAGATCATCACCGTCGCCGGGCGCAACATCTTCCCGACCGAGATCGAGAACGTGGCCGCCCGGGTCGACGGGGTCCGGGCCGGTGCCGTCGTGGCCGTCGGGACCGACGGTCCGGCCGCCCGTCCCGGGCTGGTGATCGCCGCGGAGTTCAAGGGCGCCGATGAACCCGCCGCCCGCACCGCGCTGGTCGAGCTGATCGCCTCCGAATGCGGTGTGGTTCCCGCCGATGTCGTCTTCATGCGGCCCGGATCGCTTCCCCGGACGTCGTCGGGCAAGCTGCGCCGGCTCGAAGTCAAGCGCAATCTGGAGGGTGCAGGACAGTGA
- the mbtN gene encoding mycobactin biosynthesis acyl-ACP dehydrogenase MbtN has protein sequence MTTAIDVTEPNAPADFEQLLGRVFDDRVRAWTAEAERTEKFPRELIEYLGAEGVFAAKWGDSEHPDVAKVIALALELGKLGSAGIAVGVSLHDSAIALLRRFGRSQHLREITEQAIRGEVVLCVGASEESGGSDLQIVETKVRSVRDGFEVKGIKKFVSLSPIADYVLAVARNVDNDPDSRHGNVVVIAIPLRGPGVQVQRPYHKVGAGPLDTAAVHIDTWVPAEALVARAGIGLAAISWGLAHERMSVAGQIAGNCQRVLGITLARMMNRSQFGHTLYQHQALRMRMADLQARVEMLRHALTGIAAGGKLDLRTAAAMKVCAARLGEEVVSECMHIFGGTGYLIDETPLGRWWRDMKLARVGGGTDEVLWELVAAAMKPDFDGYEEMMRSAS, from the coding sequence GTGACCACCGCCATCGACGTCACCGAACCGAATGCGCCGGCCGACTTCGAGCAGTTGCTCGGCCGGGTCTTCGACGACCGCGTCCGGGCCTGGACCGCCGAGGCCGAACGCACCGAGAAGTTCCCCCGCGAGCTCATCGAATATCTGGGCGCCGAAGGCGTTTTCGCGGCCAAATGGGGCGATTCCGAGCACCCCGACGTGGCCAAAGTGATCGCGCTCGCACTGGAACTGGGCAAGCTGGGATCGGCCGGCATCGCGGTGGGGGTCAGTCTGCACGACTCGGCCATCGCGCTGTTGCGCCGATTCGGGCGCTCGCAGCATCTGCGCGAGATCACCGAACAGGCCATCCGCGGCGAGGTCGTGCTGTGCGTGGGGGCTTCCGAGGAGTCCGGCGGGTCGGACCTCCAGATCGTCGAGACCAAAGTCCGTTCGGTCCGCGACGGTTTCGAGGTGAAGGGCATCAAGAAGTTCGTCTCGCTCTCCCCCATCGCCGACTATGTGCTGGCCGTCGCGCGCAACGTCGACAACGACCCGGACAGCCGGCACGGCAACGTCGTCGTCATCGCCATCCCGCTGCGCGGGCCCGGAGTCCAGGTCCAGCGGCCCTACCACAAGGTCGGCGCCGGTCCGCTGGACACCGCCGCGGTGCACATCGACACCTGGGTACCCGCCGAGGCCCTGGTGGCCAGGGCCGGGATCGGTCTGGCCGCGATCTCCTGGGGACTCGCCCACGAGCGCATGTCGGTGGCCGGACAGATCGCCGGCAACTGCCAGCGGGTGTTGGGAATCACATTGGCCCGCATGATGAACCGCAGCCAGTTCGGGCACACCCTGTACCAGCACCAGGCGCTGCGGATGCGGATGGCCGATCTGCAGGCGCGGGTGGAGATGCTGCGCCACGCGCTCACCGGGATCGCCGCCGGCGGGAAGCTCGACCTGCGCACCGCGGCGGCGATGAAGGTGTGCGCGGCCCGGCTCGGCGAGGAAGTGGTCTCCGAGTGCATGCACATCTTCGGCGGCACAGGCTATCTGATCGACGAGACACCGCTGGGACGGTGGTGGCGCGACATGAAACTGGCACGCGTCGGCGGCGGCACCGATGAGGTGCTGTGGGAACTGGTCGCCGCCGCGATGAAACCGGATTTCGACGGCTACGAGGAGATGATGCGCTCGGCGTCCTGA
- a CDS encoding GNAT family N-acetyltransferase, with amino-acid sequence MIDTDEALPILPRELTDLPDAVRRVGPPQIPDIDAPYAARLVDPDTDAEMISEWMNLPHLAQAWEYAWPPERWRLYLKAQLAGTFSRPFLTSRKGEDIGYVELYRAAKDSIATRYDAHPHDLGMHAAIADTKLVNRGIAPLMLPRLLKDMFAREPECRRVMFDPDHRNIGARRLVEYVGCSFLGEHRMANRTMALYVFPRTPEDVPAHK; translated from the coding sequence ATGATCGACACTGACGAGGCACTGCCGATTCTCCCGCGTGAACTCACCGACCTCCCGGACGCCGTGCGGCGGGTCGGCCCGCCGCAGATACCGGACATCGATGCGCCCTACGCCGCGCGACTGGTAGACCCGGATACCGATGCCGAGATGATCTCGGAGTGGATGAACCTCCCGCACCTCGCCCAGGCCTGGGAGTACGCATGGCCGCCGGAGCGCTGGCGGCTGTATCTGAAAGCCCAACTGGCTGGGACGTTCTCCCGCCCATTTCTCACCAGCCGCAAGGGTGAGGACATCGGTTACGTCGAGCTGTACCGGGCCGCAAAGGATTCCATCGCAACCCGCTACGACGCCCACCCGCACGACCTCGGCATGCACGCCGCGATCGCGGACACCAAACTGGTCAACCGCGGCATCGCACCGCTGATGCTGCCGCGGCTGCTGAAGGATATGTTCGCCAGGGAACCCGAGTGCCGGCGTGTCATGTTCGACCCGGACCACCGCAATATCGGCGCGCGCCGGCTCGTCGAGTACGTGGGCTGCAGTTTCCTCGGCGAGCACCGGATGGCGAATCGCACGATGGCCCTGTACGTCTTCCCGCGTACCCCCGAGGACGTCCCGGCACACAAGTAG